A genome region from Musa acuminata AAA Group cultivar baxijiao chromosome BXJ3-5, Cavendish_Baxijiao_AAA, whole genome shotgun sequence includes the following:
- the LOC135637826 gene encoding F-box/kelch-repeat protein At1g80440-like, producing the protein MRRQLLPGLPDDIARECLVRIPYRGFPTARSVCRLWKRELDSPYFHRIRKAAGLTRSVVAFAQAESAPATGSSAVKSVGGSTPSYRLSLFEPATGAWSLLPPVPGLPHGLPFFCRMAAAERELVVVGGWDPKTWAASDGVHVYDFATGSWRRGAPVPGPRRSFFACATASVGGRVAVVVAGGHDEEKNALRSAMAYDVASDTWAPLPDMAMERDECRGVCLDGRFYVIGGYSTEAQGRFSRTAEALDVAAGQWGAMEEDKLDEGTCPKTCVVGGDGRLYMSRGDQGGQLSVLDAAGWRAVAEVPGDARVAPDLVAWDGGLMVMGSETHGGAQTGYIMEAGTAMWKKVEVPEEYSGNIHAGCCLEI; encoded by the coding sequence ATGAGGCGACAGCTACTACCGGGACTACCGGATGACATAGCGCGGGAGTGCCTCGTCCGCATCCCTTACCGCGGCTTTCCTACGGCCCGTTCCGTTTGCCGCCTGTGGAAGCGAGAGCTTGACTCGCCCTATTTCCACCGTATCAGGAAAGCCGCCGGCTTGACCCGATCGGTCGTGGCCTTTGCCCAAGCGGAATCGGCCCCCGCCACTGGGTCGTCTGCGGTTAAGAGCGTCGGAGGCTCCACACCTTCTTACCGCCTCTCGCTCTTCGAACCTGCCACCGGCGCTTGGAGCCTCTTGCCGCCCGTCCCCGGCCTCCCCCACGGGCTGCCGTTCTTCTGCCGGATGGCGGCTGCCGAGCGGGAGCTGGTGGTGGTCGGGGGATGGGACCCGAAGACATGGGCCGCCTCTGACGGGGTCCACGTCTACGACTTCGCCACTGGGTCGTGGCGCCGAGGGGCCCCCGTGCCGGGCCCCCGCCGGTCTTTTTTCGCGTGCGCCACGGCCTCGGTCGGTGGCCGGGTGGCCGTAGTCGTGGCCGGAGGCCACGACGAGGAGAAGAACGCGCTGCGGTCAGCCATGGCGTACGACGTGGCCAGCGACACGTGGGCGCCACTGCCGGACATGGCGATGGAGCGAGATGAATGCCGCGGAGTCTGCCTCGACGGGCGGTTCTACGTCATCGGGGGGTATTCGACGGAGGCGCAGGGGCGGTTCTCGAGGACGGCGGAGGCGCTCGACGTGGCGGCGGGGCAGTGGGGGGCGATGGAGGAGGACAAGCTGGACGAGGGGACGTGCCCGAAGACGTGCGTCGTGGGCGGGGACGGAAGGCTGTACATGAGCCGGGGGGATCAGGGGGGGCAACTGTCGGTCCTGGACGCAGCAGGGTGGAGGGCGGTGGCGGAAGTGCCAGGGGACGCGCGGGTGGCGCCTGATCTGGTGGCGTGGGACGGCGGCCTGATGGTGATGGGGTCGGAGACCCACGGTGGGGCGCAGACGGGTTACATCATGGAGGCGGGGACGGCGATGTGGAAGAAGGTGGAGGTGCCAGAAGAATATTCCGGCAACATCCATGCCGGTTGCTGCCTCGAGATCTAA
- the LOC135637540 gene encoding palmitoyl-acyl carrier protein thioesterase, chloroplastic-like, which produces MVASMATSAFFPVPTSSSVASAKAPKPISEGPERLGIRGIVAKPASQSGAMEVKAQAQAIPKVNGTKVGLKAEAQTVEDDAPSAPRTFYNQLPDWSFLFAAITTIFLAAEKQFTLIDWKPRRPDMLADAFGLGKMMQDGLDFRQNFSIRSYEIGADRTASIETLMNHLQETALNHARSAGLLVDGFGSTPEMTKKNLIWVVTKMQVLVERYPSWEDVVEIDTWVASSGKNGMRRDWHVHDHRTGQTVLRATSVWVMMNKLTRRLSKIPEEVRAEIGPYFVDRHPIIDEDSRKVQKLEDNTADFIKRGLNPRWGDLDINQHVNNVKYIGWILESAPISILESHELAGMTLEYRRECGRDSVLQSLTAVSNHGSDGSPEAGIECQHLLRLESGAEIMRGRTKWRPKPAQDLQNMGPLPAGNT; this is translated from the exons ATGGTGGCTTCCATGGCGACTTCGGCCTTCTTCCCTGTCCCGACTTCTTCGTCTGTGGCCTCAGCAAAAGCACCAAAGCCCATCAGTGAAGGCCCTGAGCGCTTGGGTATCCGAGGTATTGTTGCTAAGCCTGCCTCACAATCAGGGGCCATGGAGGTCAAGGCACAGGCCCAAGCAATTCCTAAGGTCAATGGTACCAAGGTCGGCCTGAAAGCTGAAGCTCAAACTGTCGAGGATGATGCTCCCTCGGCCCCAAGGACATTCTACAATCAGTTGCCAGACTGGAGCTTTCTTTTTGCTGCCATAACCACTATCTTCTTGGCAGCGGAGAAGCAGTTCACTCTTATTGACTGGAAGCCCAGGCGGCCTGACATGCTTGCTGATGCTTTTGGGCTCGGAAAGATGATGCAGGATGGACTAGACTTCAGGCAGAATTTCTCCATTCGGTCGTATGAGATAGGGGCAGATCGAACAGCTTCTATAGAGACTTTAATGAATCATCTACAG GAAACAGCGCTTAACCATGCAAGGAGTGCTGGGCTCCTGGTTGATGGCTTTGGTTCAACTCCTGAAATGACTAAGAAAAATTTGATTTGGGTAGTAACCAAGATGCAGGTCCTTGTAGAACGATATCCTTCCTG ggAAGATGTTGTGGAAATAGATACATGGGTGGCTTCATCTGGGAAAAATGGGATGCGTCGTGATTGGCATGTGCATGATCATCGAACGGGCCAAACTGTTCTGCGAGCGACGAG TGTGTGGGTAATGATGAACAAACTGACTAGGAGACTGTCTAAAATTCCAGAGGAAGTTAGAGCAGAAATAGGACCATATTTTGTGGATCGTCATCCTATTATAGATGAGGATAGCAGAAAGGTTCAGAAGCTTGAAGATAATACTGCTGATTTTATTAAAAGGGGGCTGAAT CCTCGATGGGGTGATTTGGATATCAATCAACATGTGAACAATGTAAAATATATTGGCTGGATCCTTGAG AGCGCACCGATCTCAATCCTAGAGAGCCATGAGCTTGCCGGCATGACCTTGGAGTACAGGAGGGAGTGTGGGAGAGACTCTGTGCTGCAATCACTCACTGCTGTGTCCAACCATGGTTCCGATGGTTCACCAGAGGCTGGCATCGAGTGCCAGCATCTTCTCCGGCTGGAAAGCGGGGCTGAGATTATGAGGGGTCGAACAAAGTGGCGGCCCAAGCCTGCCCAGGATCTCCAAAACATGGGGCCACTTCCAGCTGGGAACACATGA
- the LOC103986020 gene encoding aldehyde dehydrogenase family 2 member C4-like isoform X1: MASEANSSAGDGLKLPEIKFTKLFINGCFVDAVSGKTFESLDPRNGEVIANIAAGHKEDVDLAVKAAREAFDHGKWPRMSGSERGKIMMKYADLIEQHAEELAALECLDAGKLFFLNKMNDVPVASNLVRYYAGAADKIHGETLKLSGEFQGYTLREPIGVVGHIIPWNFPTIMFFFKVAPALAAGCTMLVKPAEQTPLTALYCAHLAKQAGIPDGVLNVVTGFGATAGAAISSHMDVDKVSFTGSTEVGRLVMEAAARSNLKSVSLELGGKSPVIICDDADIDMAVELARTAIFYNKGEICVAGSRVYVQEGIYDEFVRKIAESCKSWIVGDPFSPHVHQGPQVDKKQFEKVLRYIDHGKREGATILTGGKACGEKGFYIEPTIFTDVKESMLIAQDEIFGPVMSLMKFKTIEEAIERANDTRYGLAAGIVTKDINIANRLSRSIRAGIIWINCYLVFDNDCPFGGYKMSGFGRDNGMHALEKYLQVKSVVIPIYGSPWR; encoded by the exons ATGGCGAGCGAGGCTAATAGCAGCGCAGGCGATGGCCTCAAGCTGCCAGAGATCAAGTTCACCAAGCTCTTCATCAATGGCTGCTTCGTCGACGCCGTCTCGG GAAAAACATTCGAATCACTTGACCCACGTAACGGAGAAGTGATCGCCAACATCGCTGCCGGCCACAAAGAAGACGTCGACTTGGCTGTGAAGGCAGCCAGAGAAGCCTTCGACCATGGCAAGTGGCCTCGCATGTCCGGCTCT GAAAGGGGGAAGATTATGATGAAATATGCAGACCTGATCGAGCAGCACGCAGAAGAACTGGCGGCACTCGAGTGCTTAGACGCAGGAAAGCTGTTCTTTCTCAATAAGATGAACGATGTCCCAGTAGCTTCGAACTTGGTCCGATACTACGCAGGGGCGGCGGACAAGATCCATGGCGAGACACTGAAGCTGTCAGGGGAGTTTCAGGGGTACACACTGCGGGAGCCCATCGGAGTAGTCGGCCACATCATCCCTTGGAATTTCCCTACCATCATGTTCTTCTTCAAGGTCGCCCCAGCCCTGGCCGCCGGCTGCACCATGCTCGTCAAGCCAGCAGAACAGACCCCACTCACAGCTCTCTACTGTGCCCACTTGGCCAAACAG GCAGGTATTCCTGATGGAGTTCTCAATGTTGTCACCGGTTTTGGAGCCACAGCCGGAGCTGCCATTTCTTCTCATATGGATGTGGACAAG GTTAGTTTCACAGGATCTACAGAAGTAGGACGGCTTGTGATGGAGGCAGCAGCAAGAAGCAATCTGAAGTCTGTCTCACTTGAACTGGGTGGGAAGTCGCCAGTTATCATCTGTGATGATGCAGACATAGACATGGCCGTCGAACTCGCTCGGACGGCCATCTTTTACAACAAG GGAGAAATCTGCGTGGCAGGATCTCGTGTCTACGTgcaagaaggaatctatgatgaaTTTGTAAGAAAGATAGCAGAAAGTTGCAAATCCTGGATCGTTGGAGACCCTTTCAGTCCCCATGTTCATCAAGGACCTCAG GTCGACAAGAAGCAGTTTGAGAAAGTTCTCAGATACATCGATCATGGGAAAAGAGAGGGAGCCACCATACTGACAGGAGGAAAGGCCTGCGGTGAGAAAGGGTTCTACATTGAACCCACAATCTTCACAGATGTCAAG GAGAGTATGCTGATAGCCCAAGATGAAATCTTTGGACCTGTCATGTCCCTCATGAAGTTCAA GACAATCGAGGAGGCGATTGAGAGAGCCAACGATACAAGATATGGACTGGCGGCTGGGATTGTGACAAAGGACATCAACATAGCCAACCGACTCTCGAGATCGATTCGGGCAGGCATCATTTGGATCAACTGCTACTTGGTATTCGATAACGATTGCCCTTTTGGTGGATACAAGATGAGTGGATTCGGAAGGGACAATGGAATGCATGCTTTGGAGAAGTATCTCCAAGTCAAGTCTGTGGTCATTCCCATCTATGGTTCTCCTTGGCGGTAG
- the LOC103986020 gene encoding aldehyde dehydrogenase family 2 member C4-like isoform X2 has protein sequence MASEANSSAGDGLKLPEIKFTKLFINGCFVDAVSGKTFESLDPRNGEVIANIAAGHKEDVDLAVKAAREAFDHGKWPRMSGSERGKIMMKYADLIEQHAEELAALECLDAGKLFFLNKMNDVPVASNLVRYYAGAADKIHGETLKLSGEFQGYTLREPIGVVGHIIPWNFPTIMFFFKVAPALAAGCTMLVKPAEQTPLTALYCAHLAKQAGIPDGVLNVVTGFGATAGAAISSHMDVDKVSFTGSTEVGRLVMEAAARSNLKSVSLELGGKSPVIICDDADIDMAVELARTAIFYNKGEICVAGSRVYVQEGIYDEFVRKIAESCKSWIVGDPFSPHVHQGPQVDKKQFEKVLRYIDHGKREGATILTGGKACGEKGFYIEPTIFTDVKVDMLIAQDEIFGPVMSLMKFKTIEEAIERANDTRYGLAAGIVTKDINIANRLSRSIRAGIIWINCYLVFDNDCPFGGYKMSGFGRDNGMHALEKYLQVKSVVIPIYGSPWR, from the exons ATGGCGAGCGAGGCTAATAGCAGCGCAGGCGATGGCCTCAAGCTGCCAGAGATCAAGTTCACCAAGCTCTTCATCAATGGCTGCTTCGTCGACGCCGTCTCGG GAAAAACATTCGAATCACTTGACCCACGTAACGGAGAAGTGATCGCCAACATCGCTGCCGGCCACAAAGAAGACGTCGACTTGGCTGTGAAGGCAGCCAGAGAAGCCTTCGACCATGGCAAGTGGCCTCGCATGTCCGGCTCT GAAAGGGGGAAGATTATGATGAAATATGCAGACCTGATCGAGCAGCACGCAGAAGAACTGGCGGCACTCGAGTGCTTAGACGCAGGAAAGCTGTTCTTTCTCAATAAGATGAACGATGTCCCAGTAGCTTCGAACTTGGTCCGATACTACGCAGGGGCGGCGGACAAGATCCATGGCGAGACACTGAAGCTGTCAGGGGAGTTTCAGGGGTACACACTGCGGGAGCCCATCGGAGTAGTCGGCCACATCATCCCTTGGAATTTCCCTACCATCATGTTCTTCTTCAAGGTCGCCCCAGCCCTGGCCGCCGGCTGCACCATGCTCGTCAAGCCAGCAGAACAGACCCCACTCACAGCTCTCTACTGTGCCCACTTGGCCAAACAG GCAGGTATTCCTGATGGAGTTCTCAATGTTGTCACCGGTTTTGGAGCCACAGCCGGAGCTGCCATTTCTTCTCATATGGATGTGGACAAG GTTAGTTTCACAGGATCTACAGAAGTAGGACGGCTTGTGATGGAGGCAGCAGCAAGAAGCAATCTGAAGTCTGTCTCACTTGAACTGGGTGGGAAGTCGCCAGTTATCATCTGTGATGATGCAGACATAGACATGGCCGTCGAACTCGCTCGGACGGCCATCTTTTACAACAAG GGAGAAATCTGCGTGGCAGGATCTCGTGTCTACGTgcaagaaggaatctatgatgaaTTTGTAAGAAAGATAGCAGAAAGTTGCAAATCCTGGATCGTTGGAGACCCTTTCAGTCCCCATGTTCATCAAGGACCTCAG GTCGACAAGAAGCAGTTTGAGAAAGTTCTCAGATACATCGATCATGGGAAAAGAGAGGGAGCCACCATACTGACAGGAGGAAAGGCCTGCGGTGAGAAAGGGTTCTACATTGAACCCACAATCTTCACAGATGTCAAGGTAGA TATGCTGATAGCCCAAGATGAAATCTTTGGACCTGTCATGTCCCTCATGAAGTTCAA GACAATCGAGGAGGCGATTGAGAGAGCCAACGATACAAGATATGGACTGGCGGCTGGGATTGTGACAAAGGACATCAACATAGCCAACCGACTCTCGAGATCGATTCGGGCAGGCATCATTTGGATCAACTGCTACTTGGTATTCGATAACGATTGCCCTTTTGGTGGATACAAGATGAGTGGATTCGGAAGGGACAATGGAATGCATGCTTTGGAGAAGTATCTCCAAGTCAAGTCTGTGGTCATTCCCATCTATGGTTCTCCTTGGCGGTAG
- the LOC135638155 gene encoding glucan endo-1,3-beta-glucosidase 8-like, whose product MSHPFLPTTVVQMIKANGITKVKLFDADSWTVSAFAGTGIELMLAIPNDMLKRISSDYSHAQDWVKENVTKHDYDGGVNIKYVAVGNEPFLRSYNGSFMKTTFPALKNIQKALDEAGVGNRIKATVPLNADVYNSPESNPVPSAGDFRSDIHSLMVDMVRFMHSNGAPFVVNIYPFLSLYQNPDFPIDFAFFDGGGRNLNDKGHQYTNVFDANYDTLVWSLKKAGVSDMKIIVGEVGWPTDGDKNANTENAKRFYDGFLKKMGQNEGTPMRPGHMDVYLFGLIDEDMKSVLPGNFERHWGIFTYDCRPKFPMDLSGKGNDKYLKRATGVQYLPEQWCVLNPDVKQLSALGPNLDYACSLSDCTALGYGSSCNDLDRGGNASYAFNMYFQMQDQDVRACNFEGLAVITTENASRNGCLFPVQIVSAARPAAVATARALLVAGIAAILLL is encoded by the exons ATGTCCCACCCCTTCCTCCCCACCACCGTCGTCCAGATGATCAAGGCCAACGGGATCACGAAGGTCAAGCTGTTCGACGCCGACTCCTGGACGGTCAGTGCCTTCGCCGGGACCGGGATCGAGCTCATGCTCGCCATCCCCAACGATATGCTTAAGCGTATCAGCAGCGACTACAGCCACGCCCAAGATTGGGTGAAGGAGAACGTCACCAAGCACGATTACGACGGAGGAGTCAACATCAA GTATGTTGCCGTAGGCAATGAACCTTTCCTAAGGAGCTACAATGGCTCCTTCATGAAGACCACATTCCCTGCGCTCAAGAACATCCAGAAGGCGCTCGACGAAGCCGGCGTCGGAAACCGAATCAAGGCCACTGTCCCCTTGAATGCCGACGTCTACAACTCCCCGGAAAGCAACCCGGTGCCGTCCGCGGGAGACTTCCGCAGCGACATCCATAGCCTCATGGTCGACATGGTGCGCTTCATGCACTCCAATGGTGCTCCTTTCGTCGTCAACATCTACCCTTTCCTCAGCCTCTACCAGAACCCGGACTTCCCAATCGACTTTGCCTTCTTCGACGGCGGAGGGCGCAACCTAAACGACAAGGGCCACCAGTACACTAACGTGTTCGACGCTAACTACGACACGCTGGTGTGGTCGCTGAAGAAGGCCGGCGTGTCCGACATGAAGATCATAGTCGGGGAGGTCGGCTGGCCGACCGACGGCGACAAGAACGCCAACACCGAAAACGCGAAGAGGTTTTACGACGGATTCTTGAAGAAGATGGGGCAAAACGAGGGGACGCCGATGAGGCCCGGGCACATGGATGTCTACCTGTTCGGCCTGATCGACGAGGACATGAAGAGCGTTCTGCCGGGCAACTTCGAGCGGCACTGGGGGATCTTCACCTACGACTGCAGACCCAAGTTCCCGATGGACCTCTCCGGCAAGGGGAATGACAAGTACTTGAAGCGCGCGACCGGCGTGCAGTACTTGCCGGAACAATGGTGCGTTCTAAACCCAGACGTGAAGCAGCTGAGCGCGCTGGGGCCCAACTTGGACTACGCCTGCTCCCTGTCCGACTGCACCGCGCTGGGCTACGGCTCCTCCTGCAACGACTTGGACCGCGGCGGCAACGCCTCGTACGCCTTCAACATGTACTTCCAGATGCAGGACCAGGACGTGAGGGCGTGCAACTTCGAGGGCCTTGCGGTCATCACCACCGAGAACGCGTCGCGCAACGGCTGCCTGTTCCCGGTGCAGATCGTCAGCGCCGCCCGTCCGGCTGCCGTCGCCACCGCCCGAGCGCTTCTGGTGGCAGGAATTGCCGCAATTCTGCTTTTGTGA